From the Streptomyces pluripotens genome, one window contains:
- the glnA gene encoding type I glutamate--ammonia ligase, producing the protein MDKQQEFVLRTLEERDIRFVRLWFTDVLGFLKSVAVAPAELEQAFDEGIGFDGSAIEGFARVYESDMIAKPDPSTFQVLPWRAEAPGTARMFCDILMPDGSPSFADPRYVLKRALARTSDLGFTFYTHPEIEFFLLKDRPLDGSRPTPADNSGYFDHTPQNIGMDFRRQAITMLESMGISVEFSHHEGAPGQQEIDLRYADALSTADNIMTFRLVMKQVALEQGVQATFMPKPFSEHPGSGMHTHLSLFEGDRNAFYESGAEYQLSKVGRSFIAGLLKHAAEISAVTNQWVNSYKRIWGGSERTAGAGGEAPSYICWGHNNRSALVRVPMYKPGKTGSARVEVRSLDSGANPYLAYALLLAAGLKGIEEGYELPPGAEDDVWALSDSERRAMGIEPLPQNLGEALTLMERSDLAAETLGEHVFDFFLRNKKQEWEEYRSEVTAFELRKNLPVL; encoded by the coding sequence ATGGACAAGCAGCAGGAGTTCGTGCTCCGGACGTTGGAGGAGCGCGACATCCGGTTCGTACGCCTGTGGTTCACGGACGTGCTGGGCTTCCTCAAGTCCGTCGCCGTGGCGCCCGCCGAACTGGAGCAGGCCTTCGACGAGGGCATCGGCTTCGACGGCTCCGCCATCGAGGGCTTCGCCCGCGTCTACGAGTCCGACATGATCGCCAAGCCCGACCCGTCCACCTTCCAGGTCCTGCCCTGGCGTGCCGAGGCCCCCGGCACCGCGCGCATGTTCTGCGACATCCTCATGCCGGACGGCTCCCCGTCCTTCGCGGACCCGCGCTACGTCCTCAAGCGCGCCCTGGCCCGCACCTCTGACCTGGGCTTCACCTTCTACACCCACCCGGAGATCGAGTTCTTCCTGCTGAAGGACCGCCCGCTCGACGGCTCCCGCCCCACCCCCGCCGACAACTCCGGGTACTTCGACCACACCCCCCAGAACATCGGCATGGACTTCCGCCGCCAGGCGATCACCATGCTGGAGTCGATGGGCATCTCCGTCGAGTTCTCCCACCACGAGGGCGCCCCCGGCCAGCAGGAGATCGACCTGCGCTACGCCGACGCGCTCTCCACCGCCGACAACATCATGACGTTCCGCCTGGTCATGAAGCAGGTGGCGCTGGAGCAGGGGGTTCAGGCGACCTTCATGCCGAAGCCGTTCTCCGAGCACCCCGGCTCCGGTATGCACACCCACCTCTCGCTCTTCGAGGGCGACCGCAACGCGTTCTACGAGTCCGGTGCCGAGTACCAGCTCTCCAAGGTGGGCCGCTCCTTCATCGCGGGCCTGCTCAAGCACGCCGCCGAGATCTCCGCGGTCACCAACCAGTGGGTGAACTCCTACAAGCGGATCTGGGGCGGATCGGAGCGCACCGCGGGCGCCGGCGGCGAGGCCCCCTCCTACATCTGCTGGGGTCACAACAACCGCAGTGCCCTGGTCCGCGTCCCCATGTACAAGCCGGGAAAGACCGGCTCGGCACGCGTGGAGGTCCGCTCCCTGGACTCCGGCGCCAACCCATACCTGGCCTATGCGCTGCTGCTCGCCGCGGGCCTCAAGGGCATCGAGGAGGGCTATGAGCTCCCGCCCGGCGCCGAGGACGACGTCTGGGCCCTCTCGGACTCCGAACGCCGCGCGATGGGCATCGAACCCCTGCCCCAGAACCTGGGTGAGGCGCTCACCCTCATGGAGCGCAGCGACCTGGCCGCCGAGACCCTCGGCGAGCACGTCTTCGACTTCTTCCTGCGCAACAAGAAGCAGGAGTGGGAGGAGTACCGCTCCGAGGTGACCGCGTTCGAGCTGCGGAAGAACCTGCCGGTGCTGTAG
- a CDS encoding globin domain-containing protein gives MLSEQSAATVRATLPAVGAAIGEITERFYARLFTAHPELLRNLFNRGNQASGTQRQALAASITAFASYLLDHPGQLPNALLSRIAHKHASLGVVPEQYAVVHENLFAAIAEVLGDAATPEVAAAWDEVYQLMANALVAAEKQLYEERGGPGLRKWEVVERIEETADVTTFRLRPADGGPVAGFRAGQYVSVRVPLPDGARQIRQYSLSEAPGGAERQFSVKRVHGGPSPDGEVSNHLHAHVRAGDVLELSEPYGDLVVDAGPDTPLLFASAGIGVTPVIAMLADLANTDHRAPVTVIHGDRSPADHALRTEHERYAEKLPDASVHFFYEQDAGPGHRTGLVDLSDIAVRPGTRAYLCGPLPFMRTVRAGLIEKGVAPADIHYEVFGPDLWSAAQGR, from the coding sequence ATGCTGTCCGAACAGTCCGCGGCCACCGTCCGCGCCACCCTTCCCGCCGTCGGCGCCGCCATCGGTGAGATCACCGAGCGCTTCTACGCCCGGCTCTTCACCGCACACCCCGAATTGCTGCGGAACCTGTTCAACCGCGGCAACCAGGCCTCCGGCACCCAGAGGCAAGCACTCGCGGCCTCGATCACGGCCTTCGCCTCGTACCTGCTGGACCATCCCGGTCAACTGCCCAACGCCCTGCTCAGCCGCATCGCGCACAAGCACGCCTCACTGGGCGTGGTCCCCGAGCAGTACGCGGTGGTGCACGAAAACCTCTTCGCCGCCATCGCCGAGGTCCTCGGCGACGCCGCCACACCCGAGGTGGCAGCCGCCTGGGACGAGGTCTACCAGCTGATGGCGAACGCCCTCGTTGCCGCCGAGAAGCAGCTGTACGAGGAGCGCGGCGGCCCGGGCCTGCGGAAGTGGGAGGTCGTGGAACGGATCGAGGAGACCGCCGACGTCACCACCTTCCGGCTGCGGCCCGCGGACGGCGGCCCGGTGGCCGGCTTCCGTGCCGGCCAGTACGTCTCCGTCCGCGTCCCCCTGCCCGACGGGGCCCGGCAGATACGGCAGTACAGCCTGTCCGAAGCACCGGGCGGGGCGGAGCGCCAGTTCAGCGTCAAGCGCGTACACGGCGGCCCGAGCCCCGACGGGGAGGTCTCGAACCACCTCCACGCGCACGTGCGAGCCGGTGACGTCCTGGAACTGTCCGAACCCTACGGCGACCTCGTCGTGGACGCCGGACCGGACACCCCCCTGCTGTTCGCCTCGGCGGGCATCGGCGTGACCCCGGTGATCGCGATGCTGGCCGACCTCGCCAACACCGACCACCGCGCCCCGGTCACCGTCATCCACGGCGACCGCTCCCCCGCCGACCACGCGCTGCGCACCGAACACGAGAGGTACGCGGAGAAGCTGCCGGACGCGTCCGTGCACTTCTTCTACGAGCAGGACGCCGGGCCGGGCCACCGCACCGGTCTGGTCGATCTGTCCGACATCGCCGTACGGCCCGGCACGCGCGCGTACCTGTGCGGACCGCTGCCGTTCATGCGCACGGTGCGTGCCGGTCTGATCGAGAAGGGGGTGGCTCCGGCGGACATCCACTACGAGGTGTTCGGGCCGGACCTGTGGTCGGCGGCGCAGGGCAGGTAG
- a CDS encoding RrF2 family transcriptional regulator, with amino-acid sequence MRLLRSTDLALRILMRLAVAAGATPTTRQVAADMDVPYTHAAKVVAELQHLGLVDARRGRGGGLTLTEQGRTASVGAVVRTFEGDGDVVDCEGTNPCPLIAGCRLRGALRRAQEAFFATLDPVKMSDIVADPTGGLLLSISRGPADDG; translated from the coding sequence ATGCGGCTGCTGCGTTCCACCGATCTGGCCCTGCGAATCCTGATGCGACTCGCCGTAGCCGCCGGTGCCACTCCCACGACCCGCCAGGTGGCCGCGGACATGGATGTGCCCTACACACACGCTGCCAAGGTCGTCGCCGAACTCCAGCATCTGGGCCTGGTCGACGCCCGGCGCGGTAGGGGCGGCGGGCTGACACTCACCGAGCAGGGCCGCACGGCGTCGGTCGGCGCGGTGGTCCGCACCTTCGAGGGCGACGGCGACGTGGTCGACTGCGAAGGCACGAACCCTTGCCCGCTCATTGCCGGGTGCCGTCTGCGAGGCGCACTGCGCCGGGCCCAGGAGGCGTTCTTCGCGACGCTCGACCCGGTGAAGATGTCCGACATCGTCGCCGACCCGACCGGTGGGCTGCTCCTGAGCATCTCCCGAGGCCCGGCGGACGACGGCTGA
- a CDS encoding DUF3105 domain-containing protein produces MGSAENSRSAARTAHIEEMRRAERARRRRNRVLIIAASAVAVVGLVAGGVVLLGSRPNDSNSSNSSNSKDTASDAKAPGSPGDSGDSGHFVTGKDGVRTWSGKLSRNHVTTKVSYPMHPPVGGNHNPVWADCNGTVYTKPLRDENAVHSLEHGAVWVTYTSKAQKADVDALAAKVRRTPYSMMSPYENQAGPLVLSAWGRQVSVKSATDPEVDRFFAAYVQGAQTPEPGAPCSAGEMK; encoded by the coding sequence ATGGGTTCCGCCGAGAACAGCCGCTCCGCAGCGCGTACGGCGCACATCGAGGAGATGCGCCGCGCCGAGCGTGCCCGCAGGCGTCGCAACCGGGTGCTCATCATCGCCGCGAGCGCGGTGGCCGTCGTCGGCCTCGTCGCCGGCGGAGTCGTCCTGCTGGGCTCGCGGCCAAACGACTCGAACAGCTCGAACAGCTCGAACAGCAAGGACACCGCCAGCGACGCGAAGGCCCCGGGGAGTCCCGGAGACTCGGGGGACTCCGGCCATTTCGTCACCGGAAAGGACGGTGTGCGCACCTGGTCGGGCAAGCTTTCCCGGAACCACGTCACGACCAAGGTGTCGTATCCGATGCACCCGCCGGTCGGCGGCAACCACAACCCGGTGTGGGCCGACTGCAACGGGACCGTTTACACCAAGCCGTTGCGGGACGAGAACGCGGTGCACTCACTGGAGCACGGCGCGGTCTGGGTCACCTACACCAGCAAGGCGCAGAAGGCCGACGTCGACGCCCTCGCGGCGAAGGTGCGGCGGACGCCGTATTCGATGATGAGCCCGTACGAGAACCAGGCCGGCCCACTGGTCCTCTCGGCGTGGGGCCGCCAGGTTTCGGTGAAGAGCGCGACCGACCCCGAGGTGGACAGGTTCTTCGCCGCCTATGTGCAGGGTGCGCAGACTCCCGAGCCGGGCGCGCCGTGCAGCGCCGGTGAGATGAAGTGA
- a CDS encoding DUF305 domain-containing protein: MRRRHTGWAVGAAAALLVTGGAIAYTAVEDSGGPSTRTPDTRSADAGFARDMAVHHQQAVEMSYIIRDRTENREVRGLAYDIAQTQANQRGMMLGWLDLWGVPKVSAEPPMSWMGMGDAATGKDGALMPGMATHTDLDKLRSLSGKQAEILYLQLMTAHHKGGVHMAEGCVATCEVEAEKRLAQGMVEAQRSEIELMAGMLKERGAQPIS; encoded by the coding sequence GTGAGGCGGCGGCACACCGGGTGGGCGGTTGGGGCCGCGGCAGCGCTGCTCGTGACCGGCGGTGCGATCGCATACACAGCTGTCGAGGACTCCGGCGGACCGAGCACGCGGACGCCTGACACGCGGTCGGCCGATGCCGGGTTCGCACGGGACATGGCCGTGCACCACCAACAGGCCGTCGAGATGTCGTACATCATCCGGGACCGCACGGAGAACCGCGAAGTGCGGGGGCTGGCCTACGACATCGCGCAAACCCAGGCCAACCAGCGCGGCATGATGCTGGGCTGGTTGGACCTCTGGGGGGTACCCAAGGTGTCGGCCGAGCCGCCGATGTCCTGGATGGGCATGGGGGACGCAGCCACCGGCAAGGACGGCGCGCTGATGCCGGGCATGGCGACCCACACGGATCTGGACAAGCTCCGTTCACTCAGCGGGAAGCAGGCGGAGATCCTCTACCTTCAGTTGATGACGGCCCATCACAAGGGCGGCGTCCACATGGCCGAGGGGTGTGTCGCCACGTGCGAGGTGGAGGCGGAGAAGCGGCTCGCGCAGGGCATGGTGGAGGCGCAGCGGTCGGAGATCGAGTTGATGGCCGGGATGCTCAAGGAACGGGGCGCGCAACCCATTTCGTAA